From a region of the Pristis pectinata isolate sPriPec2 chromosome 2, sPriPec2.1.pri, whole genome shotgun sequence genome:
- the mab21l2 gene encoding LOW QUALITY PROTEIN: protein mab-21-like 2 (The sequence of the model RefSeq protein was modified relative to this genomic sequence to represent the inferred CDS: inserted 2 bases in 1 codon) has translation MIAAQAKLVYQLNKYYNERCQARKAAIAKTIREVCKVVSDVLKEVEVQEPRFISSLSEIETRFEGLEVIAPTEFEVVLYLNQMGVFNFVDDGSLPGCAVLKLSDGXKEEHVLWVEFITASGYLSARKIRSRFQTLVAQAVDKCSYRDVVKMVADTSEVKLRIRERYVVQITPAFKCTGIWPRSAAQWPMPHIPWPGPNRVAEVKAEGFNLLSKECYSLTGKQSSAESDAWVLQFGEAENRLLMGGCRKKCLSVLKTLRDRHLELPGQPLNNYHMKTLLLYECEKHPRETDWDESCLGDRLNGILLQLISCLQCRRCPHYFLPNLDLFQGKPHSALESAAKQTWRLAREILTNAKSLDKL, from the exons ATGATCGCGGCTCAAGCCAAGCTGGTCTATCAGCTGAACAAGTACTACAACGAGCGGTGCCAGGCTAGGAAAGCCGCGATCGCTAAGACCATTCGAGAGGTGTGCAAAGTGGTCTCCGATGTCCTTAAAGAAGTGGAAGTCCAGGAACCCCGCTTCATCAGCTCCCTTAGCGAGATCGAAACGCGCTTCGAAGGGTTGGAAGTGATCGCTCCAACAGAATTTGAGGTGGTCCTTTACCTGAACCAAATGGGGGTCTTCAACTTCGTGGACGATGGCTCACTGCCTGGCTGCGCTGTGCTAAAACTGAGCGATGG GAAAGAGGAGCATGTCCTTTGGGTCGAGTTTATTACAGCTTCGGGCTATCTGTCAGCCCGGAAGATCCGTTCCAGATTTCAAACCCTGGTAGCACAGGCAGTGGACAAATGCAGTTATCGAGATGTGGTGAAGATGGTGGCGGATACGAGCGAGGTAAAACTAAGAATCAGGGAGCGTTACGTGGTGCAGATCACGCCAGCTTTCAAATGCACGGGCATCTGGCCCAGGAGTGCGGCTCAGTGGCCCATGCCACACATACCCTGGCCCGGTCCGAATCGGGTGGCCGAAGTTAAGGCTGAAGGCTTCAACCTTCTGTCCAAAGAGTGCTACTCCCTGACGGGGAAGCAGAGCTCGGCCGAGAGCGACGCTTGGGTTTTACAGTTCGGCGAAGCTGAGAACAGGCTACTGATGGGTGGCTGCAGGAAAAAGTGCTTATCCGTGTTAAAGACTTTGCGAGATCGACACCTCGAGTTGCCAGGGCAGCCCCTCAATAACTACCATATGAAGACACTACTGCTCTACGAATGCGAGAAACACCCCAGAGAAACCGACTGGGATGAGTCATGCCTCGGTGACCGCCTCAACGGCATTCTGCTCCAACTCATCTCTTGTCTCCAGTGCCGGAGATGTCCTCATTACTTTCTTCCAAACCTTGATCTTTTCCAAGGAAAGCCTCATTCCGCTCTGGAAAGCGCGGCTAAACAGACATGGCGATTGGCGAGAGAAATTCTTACCAACGCAAAAAGCCTCGATAAGCTATAG